The following proteins come from a genomic window of Pseudomonadota bacterium:
- a CDS encoding PilW family protein — MNYLKKIFRTGLHYTGSNKGVTLVELMVVMGLTTIVLGVIYAAYHTQSRMNIKETAVVNMQQNIRGSLYLFEKDIRMAGYNPNPTATENFGIIDITDINGNSAITFTADIDGDGLVGSDTFYYQIYDYTSGSPVGILDLGRKKGASPGYTIVAESIDALGLAYAYDNDGDGQLDVSPSGFVLWAIDTDGNNKLDRILDTNDSGVIDLDDDEAGTALSSEIDLDKIRAIKVWILARTKTSLLQYMDSNTYVVANRHITPNDSYKRELLETTIKCRNLGFE, encoded by the coding sequence ATGAATTACTTAAAAAAAATATTTAGAACCGGTTTGCATTATACAGGCTCAAACAAAGGGGTTACTCTGGTTGAGCTTATGGTTGTAATGGGACTTACAACTATTGTTCTTGGGGTAATATATGCAGCCTATCATACTCAATCCAGGATGAACATAAAAGAGACCGCTGTTGTTAATATGCAGCAGAATATAAGAGGCTCTTTGTATCTTTTTGAAAAAGACATCCGTATGGCCGGATATAATCCAAATCCAACTGCAACCGAAAATTTTGGGATAATTGATATAACTGATATAAATGGAAACAGCGCAATAACTTTTACTGCCGATATAGATGGAGATGGACTCGTAGGTAGTGACACTTTCTATTATCAAATATATGATTACACGAGCGGAAGTCCTGTCGGAATTCTTGATCTGGGAAGAAAAAAGGGTGCTAGCCCAGGATATACAATAGTTGCCGAAAGTATCGATGCATTAGGTCTTGCATATGCTTATGACAACGACGGAGACGGTCAACTTGATGTATCTCCCAGCGGTTTTGTTTTATGGGCAATAGATACCGATGGTAATAACAAGCTTGACAGGATCCTTGATACCAATGATAGCGGTGTAATAGATTTAGATGATGATGAAGCTGGAACGGCTCTGTCATCTGAGATTGATCTTGATAAAATAAGAGCTATTAAGGTTTGGATTCTGGCTAGAACCAAGACATCTCTATTACAATATATGGATAGTAATACTTATGTTGTTGCCAACAGGCATATAACGCCGAACGACAGCTATAAACGGGAGTTGTTGGAAACCACCATTAAATGCAGAAATCTTGGTTTTGAGTGA
- a CDS encoding pilus assembly PilX N-terminal domain-containing protein: MKKTVTILNNEKGSVMVVVIIMMALLLLMGIMSTKLSIVEMQILRNTILSKQDFYAAEGGVTEVSADVSYADLPGRDCGGRDSCSDDYTITDIETKKILTETVKGASSTELSDINNVKDTTWPTNYADSNNEYAYRVIYDGEGPIPKGYGTGFTSYIFDVTIRKQEGPTPAQMYSTINEGFRKIGPKTNT; the protein is encoded by the coding sequence ATGAAAAAAACCGTAACAATATTAAACAATGAAAAAGGATCGGTAATGGTGGTTGTCATTATTATGATGGCGCTTTTGCTTCTTATGGGAATAATGTCAACAAAGCTTAGCATTGTTGAAATGCAGATTCTTCGTAATACCATACTCTCAAAACAGGATTTTTATGCTGCTGAAGGAGGTGTTACTGAAGTGTCTGCCGATGTGAGTTATGCCGATCTTCCCGGCAGGGATTGCGGAGGTCGTGATAGTTGTTCCGATGATTATACAATAACAGATATCGAAACAAAGAAAATATTGACGGAAACTGTTAAAGGTGCAAGCTCAACTGAACTGTCGGATATTAACAATGTAAAAGATACAACCTGGCCAACTAATTATGCCGACAGTAATAATGAATATGCTTACAGGGTTATTTACGATGGCGAGGGTCCGATACCCAAAGGGTACGGTACGGGATTTACTTCATATATATTCGATGTAACGATAAGAAAACAGGAAGGTCCCACTCCGGCCCAAATGTATAGTACTATAAATGAAGGATTTAGAAAAATTGGTCCCAAGACTAATACTTAG
- a CDS encoding prepilin-type N-terminal cleavage/methylation domain-containing protein gives MNSNNFNENIIGIEDKSDKKSDNNGYTMIEVLIALAIFSIGILGLAKMQIASTNLNSYSRMATEATTMGGDEMERLMILSYGDYDLNPAFNSEHSYTNNNRTVTWTVTDNPDHKSINMIITYTIAISGTTKTIRLNYIKPQDI, from the coding sequence ATGAACAGCAATAACTTTAATGAAAATATTATCGGTATTGAAGATAAATCAGACAAAAAATCTGATAATAATGGATATACGATGATAGAAGTTCTTATTGCTCTTGCCATTTTTTCAATTGGAATTTTGGGATTGGCAAAAATGCAGATAGCATCAACCAATCTTAACAGCTATTCAAGAATGGCGACTGAAGCCACAACAATGGGTGGTGATGAGATGGAAAGGCTCATGATTCTTTCTTATGGTGATTATGATCTTAATCCTGCATTTAATTCAGAACACTCTTATACAAACAATAATCGTACAGTAACATGGACTGTTACGGATAATCCCGATCACAAGTCCATAAATATGATTATTACATATACTATAGCAATTAGTGGAACTACAAAGACTATTAGACTAAATTATATAAAGCCACAGGATATTTAA
- the hflC gene encoding protease modulator HflC, producing MKNRAITILIGCMIAIFVTLGSAFIVDETEQVIVTQFGKVIRSPIKEPGIYFKIPFFQEVNYFPKNLLQWDGKPGQIPTLDKTYLWIDTFARWKIVDPVKFFQTVTSVNSALGRLDDIIDPALRNLITSYKLIETVRRSNRELDTFEAGIEITEKKTRPLYKITTGREVIMQDILEQAQPKLAKFGIELVDVKIKRINYVREVRESVYGRMIAERKQIAEKFRSEGHGEAQKIIGEKERDLKQITSEAYKKAQELKGEADAQATKIYAKAFGADPAFYSFVKTLEVYNESLGKDSSLVLTTDSELFKYLKGYQK from the coding sequence ATGAAAAATAGAGCTATCACCATATTAATAGGTTGTATGATCGCAATTTTTGTTACATTAGGTTCCGCTTTTATCGTGGATGAAACAGAACAGGTAATTGTAACACAATTCGGAAAAGTAATCAGATCTCCTATAAAAGAACCTGGAATTTATTTTAAAATACCGTTTTTTCAGGAAGTAAATTATTTTCCTAAAAACCTCTTGCAGTGGGACGGCAAGCCAGGCCAGATACCAACTCTTGACAAAACATATCTATGGATTGATACATTTGCCCGCTGGAAAATAGTCGATCCTGTAAAATTTTTTCAGACCGTCACTAGTGTAAATAGTGCTCTTGGACGGCTTGACGATATAATAGATCCTGCCCTAAGAAATCTAATTACATCCTATAAACTTATTGAAACGGTACGCAGGAGCAACAGAGAGCTTGATACTTTTGAAGCGGGCATAGAAATTACGGAAAAAAAGACCAGACCATTATACAAAATTACTACCGGAAGAGAAGTTATTATGCAAGATATTCTCGAACAGGCACAACCTAAACTGGCTAAATTCGGCATTGAGCTGGTTGATGTTAAGATCAAACGCATTAATTATGTAAGGGAGGTCAGAGAATCCGTATATGGCCGAATGATTGCGGAACGAAAACAAATAGCTGAAAAATTCCGATCGGAAGGACATGGGGAAGCTCAAAAAATTATCGGAGAAAAAGAGCGTGACTTAAAACAAATAACCTCAGAAGCATATAAAAAGGCACAGGAACTTAAAGGCGAGGCTGATGCACAAGCAACCAAGATATACGCTAAAGCATTCGGTGCTGATCCGGCTTTCTATTCTTTTGTAAAAACCCTTGAGGTTTATAACGAATCATTGGGCAAAGACAGCTCACTTGTGCTTACAACTGATTCTGAATTATTTAAATATCTTAAAGGATATCAAAAATAA
- the nifU gene encoding Fe-S cluster assembly scaffold protein NifU, translated as MYTETVMDHFKKPRNVGEMKDPDGVGEIGNPVCGDMMNIYIKVKDDIIEDISFQTFGCGAAIAVSSMLTEMAKGKTIEEAKKITNKSVAEALQGLPKNKLHCSNLGADALQLAIKDYEDRKAGKVRVKLPMEDIHTHEEGEECKCPYCSGEIDPKHEFCDNCGREISDIH; from the coding sequence ATGTACACAGAAACAGTGATGGATCACTTCAAAAAACCTAGAAATGTAGGAGAAATGAAAGATCCGGATGGAGTGGGAGAAATAGGCAATCCTGTCTGTGGCGATATGATGAATATATATATCAAGGTTAAAGATGATATAATCGAAGATATAAGTTTTCAGACATTTGGATGCGGAGCTGCAATTGCAGTTTCCAGCATGCTGACAGAAATGGCCAAAGGTAAAACCATAGAAGAAGCAAAAAAAATTACAAATAAATCTGTAGCTGAGGCACTTCAAGGCCTTCCTAAAAACAAGCTCCACTGTTCAAACCTTGGCGCAGATGCCCTCCAACTCGCCATAAAAGATTATGAAGACAGAAAAGCAGGAAAAGTAAGAGTTAAGCTGCCTATGGAAGATATTCATACACATGAAGAAGGTGAAGAATGCAAATGCCCGTATTGCAGTGGCGAGATTGATCCAAAACATGAGTTTTGCGATAATTGCGGACGAGAAATAAGCGATATTCATTAG
- a CDS encoding cysteine desulfurase produces MKVTNLDYISANPLSPEVKEAMIEAIKKDYGNPSSTHSFGDEARDAIDKARENVALLINSPSPDNIVFTSSGTESINHAIKGVAFAHAKKGKHIITSNIEHNSVLKSLRRLTKLGYTVTSVEVDKNGVVDPANVQKAITDQTILISIMHGNNEIGTIQPIKEIARIAQENNVLFHSDCVASVGVIPIDVQESGIDLISFAANQFNGPSGVGGLYIRKGVSLFPLIDGGGQEGSRRAGTENLIGIIGMGVAAEIANREMQSRLAHMKKLKNKLITGLKGNIGDIIINGHPELSLPNLVSLCVKYIEGESIVLMLDEEKIAVSTRSACASGSLRASHVLLSIDMDYADAQGTLIITFGKDTTEAEIDRFVDVLKKVVAILREMSPLYKKNKI; encoded by the coding sequence ATGAAGGTAACAAATCTTGATTATATATCTGCCAACCCTCTTTCGCCTGAAGTTAAAGAAGCCATGATAGAAGCAATTAAAAAGGATTATGGCAATCCTTCAAGCACACACAGCTTTGGGGACGAAGCCAGAGATGCCATTGATAAGGCTCGTGAAAATGTTGCACTCTTAATAAACAGCCCTTCTCCTGATAATATAGTCTTTACTTCATCCGGAACGGAGTCAATTAATCATGCTATAAAAGGTGTGGCTTTTGCCCATGCAAAAAAGGGAAAACATATCATAACATCAAATATAGAACATAATTCTGTATTAAAATCCCTGCGCAGATTAACAAAATTAGGTTACACGGTAACCTCCGTTGAAGTTGACAAAAATGGTGTTGTGGATCCGGCGAATGTACAAAAGGCTATAACCGATCAGACCATACTGATATCAATAATGCATGGAAATAATGAGATTGGCACAATTCAGCCGATAAAGGAAATAGCCCGTATTGCACAAGAAAATAATGTGCTTTTTCATTCTGATTGTGTGGCCTCGGTTGGAGTAATACCAATTGATGTTCAGGAATCAGGAATAGATCTTATAAGCTTTGCCGCTAATCAATTCAACGGCCCTTCCGGAGTTGGAGGACTTTATATACGAAAAGGTGTAAGCCTCTTTCCTCTGATTGATGGGGGTGGCCAGGAAGGCAGCAGAAGAGCCGGTACGGAGAATTTAATAGGCATAATAGGTATGGGGGTAGCAGCAGAAATTGCTAACCGGGAAATGCAGTCCAGATTGGCCCATATGAAAAAGCTCAAAAATAAGCTTATAACCGGGTTGAAGGGAAATATTGGTGATATCATTATTAATGGACACCCTGAACTTTCTCTGCCAAACCTTGTATCGCTTTGTGTAAAATATATTGAGGGAGAGAGCATAGTCCTTATGCTTGATGAAGAAAAAATAGCAGTGTCCACCCGATCCGCCTGTGCATCAGGTTCTCTTAGAGCCTCACACGTTCTTCTTTCAATTGATATGGACTATGCCGATGCACAAGGAACCCTTATAATAACCTTTGGGAAAGATACCACAGAAGCTGAGATCGATCGTTTTGTCGATGTATTGAAAAAAGTTGTTGCTATATTAAGAGAAATGTCGCCTTTATATAAAAAGAACAAGATCTGA
- the hflK gene encoding FtsH protease activity modulator HflK: protein MSWDWEKLKNQQESKQTIPPQMENFFKKFSDKKIPGLPIIILVIFVLFLASSMFYTIGIDEVGIVQRFGKYTKTTQPGLNFKLPAGIEKVTKLKIRRVYKKEFGFSSTRPEGRQLFSSPTVNENISLMLTGDLNVALAPWIVHYRINDPYNFLFKIREVDSLLSDMSEAAMRLVIGDRSINEVISKREEIADEAKIVLQAELDKSEAGISIATIEMEKTNVPEPVQPSFNEVNQAVQEKEKLIYQAKEEYNKELPKARGEAERTIRIAEGYALDRVNRAKGDASRFVALYTEYVKAKDVTQRRMYLEMLNDLLPKLGNKYIIDADQKNLLPFLNLANQTGATKNEK from the coding sequence ATGAGTTGGGATTGGGAAAAACTTAAGAACCAGCAGGAAAGTAAACAAACTATTCCGCCACAAATGGAAAACTTTTTCAAAAAGTTTTCTGATAAAAAGATTCCCGGACTTCCGATAATTATCCTTGTTATCTTTGTTCTGTTTCTTGCCTCTTCTATGTTTTATACAATAGGGATTGATGAGGTAGGAATTGTGCAGCGGTTTGGAAAATACACAAAAACAACACAACCCGGGCTTAATTTCAAATTGCCGGCAGGCATAGAAAAAGTAACAAAATTAAAAATAAGACGCGTTTATAAAAAGGAGTTTGGATTCAGCTCAACAAGACCAGAGGGGAGACAGCTTTTTTCTTCTCCAACTGTAAACGAAAATATATCCCTGATGCTTACAGGAGATCTGAATGTAGCTCTTGCCCCCTGGATTGTTCATTACAGAATCAATGACCCTTATAATTTTTTATTTAAAATCAGAGAAGTTGATTCTCTGCTGTCAGATATGTCCGAAGCCGCAATGCGGCTTGTTATAGGAGACAGAAGTATAAATGAAGTCATAAGTAAGCGTGAAGAAATAGCTGATGAAGCAAAGATAGTTCTTCAGGCCGAACTTGATAAATCCGAAGCAGGAATAAGTATTGCAACAATCGAAATGGAAAAAACAAATGTGCCGGAACCTGTTCAGCCATCATTTAATGAAGTCAACCAGGCAGTTCAGGAAAAAGAAAAACTGATATATCAGGCAAAAGAAGAATATAATAAAGAATTGCCTAAAGCAAGAGGTGAAGCCGAAAGGACAATCAGGATAGCTGAAGGATACGCTCTGGACAGAGTAAACCGGGCAAAGGGCGATGCTTCAAGATTTGTTGCGCTTTACACTGAATATGTGAAAGCAAAAGATGTAACCCAAAGAAGGATGTATCTTGAAATGTTAAATGATCTTCTCCCGAAACTTGGAAACAAATACATAATAGACGCCGATCAGAAGAATCTTTTACCGTTTCTAAATCTTGCAAACCAAACAGGTGCCACAAAAAATGAAAAATAG
- a CDS encoding prepilin-type N-terminal cleavage/methylation domain-containing protein: protein MQKKAGFSLVELMIVLGIIAILSAIVTPNIISWLKGQGLKTAVSELQGNLQLAKLSSIRQNQSCTVTFDKGEGSYSIPCANKNVMLSSYSGGVVFGASTTDEMTFTSAGICSFNKSAYLTDQKNSAYYRIQTFNSGGITVSKVDSSSF, encoded by the coding sequence ATGCAGAAAAAAGCCGGTTTTTCATTAGTTGAGTTAATGATAGTATTAGGTATTATTGCAATTCTATCTGCAATAGTAACACCAAATATTATAAGTTGGTTAAAAGGCCAGGGGTTAAAAACTGCCGTATCGGAACTACAGGGAAATTTGCAGTTGGCAAAATTGAGTTCAATAAGGCAGAATCAGAGTTGTACAGTTACATTTGATAAAGGCGAGGGAAGTTATTCTATTCCATGTGCTAATAAAAATGTTATGTTAAGCAGTTATAGCGGCGGGGTTGTTTTTGGAGCGTCAACTACCGATGAAATGACCTTCACTTCAGCTGGCATTTGTTCGTTCAATAAGAGTGCTTATCTGACAGATCAAAAGAACTCGGCGTATTACAGGATACAAACCTTTAATTCCGGTGGAATTACTGTTTCAAAAGTCGATAGCTCTAGCTTTTAA
- a CDS encoding zinc ribbon domain-containing protein, producing MPIYEYECTKCGTIEEVIQKFSDKPLSKCKSCSGKLHKLMSNTTFQLKGSGWYATDYAGKSQGSAPPPPKTEKISDSKKADSSPKTKTE from the coding sequence ATGCCCATTTATGAATACGAATGCACAAAATGTGGCACAATTGAAGAAGTTATCCAGAAATTTTCGGATAAACCACTATCCAAATGCAAATCTTGCTCTGGCAAACTTCATAAACTTATGTCAAACACTACCTTCCAGCTTAAGGGAAGCGGTTGGTATGCAACTGACTATGCCGGCAAATCGCAAGGTTCTGCACCTCCTCCCCCAAAGACCGAAAAAATCTCTGATTCCAAGAAAGCCGATAGCAGCCCTAAAACAAAAACAGAATAG
- a CDS encoding AURKAIP1/COX24 domain-containing protein, whose translation MGSVIKKRRKKMRRHKHKKLLARTRHQRRKGK comes from the coding sequence TTGGGTAGCGTAATAAAAAAGCGAAGGAAAAAAATGAGAAGGCATAAGCATAAAAAGCTTTTAGCCCGTACGCGGCATCAGAGAAGAAAAGGTAAATAA
- the groES gene encoding co-chaperone GroES — MKLKPLHDRILVQRVEELATTKGGIIIPDTAKEKPAEGKVIAVGNGKIGEDGKKIPLEIKKGDTILFGKYSGTEVKIEGDEYLIMREDDVLGIIE; from the coding sequence ATGAAGCTTAAACCATTACATGATCGAATTTTGGTACAGCGTGTTGAAGAACTTGCAACCACTAAGGGAGGAATTATTATTCCGGACACAGCCAAAGAAAAACCGGCTGAGGGTAAAGTTATAGCAGTTGGCAATGGAAAAATCGGTGAAGACGGCAAAAAGATTCCTCTTGAAATTAAAAAGGGAGATACAATTCTGTTCGGTAAATATTCCGGCACTGAGGTAAAAATAGAAGGAGATGAATACCTTATCATGCGCGAAGATGATGTGCTGGGTATAATTGAGTAA
- a CDS encoding LysM peptidoglycan-binding domain-containing protein: protein MRNILKYNFFITITCILTSMIVIPASLYAIENQVTLEHEIGVYYTIQRGDTLWDISDKYFDSPWVWPELWKQNKYIKNPHFIEPGDMLRLFYNRESDLIIDEDQTPEDSNSQSENTCEKDILYFNYPAIDSVGFIKKEPVLPNGSVFKAKDDKVVISEGDLIYIKNENNSNFVPDSKYTVYRTFEPLPDSTPGSAGKQHYLTGIVEIKTVEPLYVIAEVLKSFREIAINDLLMPYEPRSPKIPIIESNKGIECSILVPEEAKELIGDNTIVFIDKGEKDGIKPGQFYHIYYREKKNVSPDSLVSTYLAPVDFGKLFVLISEQTTASAVITRSDREIFTGASVRYPVK from the coding sequence ATGCGCAATATTTTAAAATACAATTTTTTTATTACAATTACTTGCATACTAACCTCAATGATAGTTATACCTGCCTCACTCTATGCTATCGAAAACCAAGTAACACTTGAACATGAAATCGGTGTTTACTACACAATACAAAGGGGAGATACCCTGTGGGATATCTCGGATAAATATTTTGATTCTCCCTGGGTATGGCCGGAACTCTGGAAACAAAACAAGTATATTAAAAACCCTCATTTTATTGAACCTGGCGACATGCTGCGTCTTTTCTATAATAGGGAATCAGATTTAATTATTGATGAAGACCAAACACCGGAAGATAGCAATTCACAGTCTGAAAATACCTGTGAAAAGGATATATTATACTTTAATTATCCGGCTATAGACAGTGTTGGATTTATAAAAAAAGAACCGGTCTTACCCAATGGTTCAGTATTTAAAGCAAAAGATGATAAAGTAGTAATCAGCGAAGGGGATCTCATATATATAAAAAATGAGAATAACTCCAATTTTGTACCTGATTCCAAATATACGGTTTACCGAACCTTTGAACCCTTACCAGACAGTACGCCAGGCTCAGCAGGAAAGCAGCATTACCTCACCGGCATAGTGGAAATCAAGACAGTTGAACCTCTTTATGTTATTGCAGAAGTATTAAAATCTTTCAGAGAAATTGCCATCAATGATTTATTGATGCCTTATGAACCAAGATCTCCCAAAATACCCATAATTGAGAGTAATAAAGGAATTGAATGCAGTATTTTAGTCCCGGAAGAAGCAAAAGAACTAATCGGTGATAATACGATAGTTTTTATAGACAAAGGTGAAAAAGACGGAATAAAGCCGGGGCAGTTTTATCATATATATTACAGAGAAAAGAAAAATGTTTCTCCTGATAGTTTAGTATCAACATATCTTGCTCCGGTTGATTTTGGTAAGTTGTTTGTTCTTATTTCAGAACAAACAACAGCATCAGCTGTTATTACAAGATCCGATAGAGAAATATTTACTGGAGCATCGGTTAGATATCCTGTAAAATAA
- a CDS encoding prepilin-type N-terminal cleavage/methylation domain-containing protein, whose protein sequence is MKEELILGLNKLKENKGFTLMELMVIMAIIGILVVIASDMFVSSRAKAYDSAALGDGRQLLTAVMDSIVSYDDVDYSHNPEDGVRIGEKTATDGASRDPVLILSPNTKALIEDNSSDGFVRIEATLYSDGGTPDTINLDSIAGRREFYCIIDEESGTSSFSIE, encoded by the coding sequence ATGAAAGAAGAACTTATATTAGGCCTTAATAAATTAAAAGAAAACAAAGGCTTTACTTTGATGGAACTTATGGTTATCATGGCAATCATAGGCATTCTTGTGGTAATTGCTTCTGATATGTTCGTAAGTAGCAGGGCGAAAGCCTACGATTCTGCGGCATTAGGCGACGGCAGGCAATTGCTAACTGCCGTAATGGATAGTATAGTGTCTTATGATGATGTTGATTATTCTCATAATCCGGAAGACGGAGTTCGTATTGGTGAAAAAACAGCTACTGATGGAGCTTCCAGGGATCCTGTTTTAATTCTTTCTCCAAATACAAAGGCGCTTATTGAAGATAATAGTAGTGATGGTTTTGTTCGTATAGAAGCTACGTTGTACAGTGATGGCGGAACACCGGATACGATAAATCTTGATAGCATAGCCGGAAGAAGAGAATTTTATTGTATTATTGATGAGGAAAGCGGTACGTCTTCGTTTTCGATAGAATAA
- the groL gene encoding chaperonin GroEL (60 kDa chaperone family; promotes refolding of misfolded polypeptides especially under stressful conditions; forms two stacked rings of heptamers to form a barrel-shaped 14mer; ends can be capped by GroES; misfolded proteins enter the barrel where they are refolded when GroES binds) codes for MAKIIKYNMKAREAMLKGVQTLADAVVVTLGPKGRNVVIDKSWGSPTITKDGVTVAKEIELEDKFENMGAQMVKEVASKTSDMAGDGTTTATVLARAIYEEGQKLVAAGNNPMSIKRGIDKAIEVAVKELHKMSKPTKDQREIAQVGTISANNDETIGNIIAEAMNKVGKEGVITVEEAKSMDTTLDIVEGMQFDRGYLSPYFVTDPEKMTVSLDDVYILINETKVSNMKDLLPILEKIAKMGKPLLIIAEDVDGEALATLVVNKLRGTLKVAAVKAPGFGDRRKAMLEDIAILTGGQVVSEDIGVKLESIGLEDLGKAKRIVIDKDNTTVIDGAGSRSALEGRVKQIRAQIEETTSDYDREKLQERLAKLIGGVAVINVGAATETEMKEKKARVEDALNATRAAVEEGIVPGGGVALVRCLDALDKIKIKSDQKLGVKVVMRAIEEPLRQIANNAGAEGSVVIDQVKKSEGSVGYNADTDTYEDLIAAGVIDPTKVVRFALQNAGSVASLMLTTEAMIADKPDPKGDGGMPGGMPGGMGGMGGMGGMGGMM; via the coding sequence ATGGCTAAAATTATTAAGTATAATATGAAAGCCCGTGAAGCTATGCTAAAGGGCGTACAGACTCTTGCCGATGCGGTGGTTGTAACTCTCGGTCCAAAAGGAAGAAATGTTGTTATTGATAAATCATGGGGTTCACCTACAATTACAAAAGACGGCGTTACCGTAGCCAAGGAAATAGAACTTGAAGACAAGTTTGAAAATATGGGCGCCCAGATGGTGAAAGAAGTCGCAAGTAAAACAAGTGATATGGCTGGTGACGGAACAACAACTGCTACTGTCCTGGCAAGAGCTATTTACGAAGAAGGACAAAAGCTTGTTGCAGCCGGAAATAATCCGATGTCGATCAAACGTGGTATCGATAAGGCTATCGAAGTTGCGGTGAAAGAACTCCATAAGATGAGTAAACCGACCAAGGATCAGCGTGAAATAGCACAGGTCGGCACAATATCTGCTAATAACGATGAAACCATAGGCAATATAATTGCCGAGGCAATGAATAAAGTTGGGAAAGAGGGAGTAATCACTGTTGAAGAAGCCAAAAGCATGGATACAACCCTTGATATCGTTGAAGGAATGCAGTTTGATCGCGGATATCTTTCTCCTTATTTTGTTACTGACCCTGAAAAAATGACCGTATCGCTAGATGACGTATATATTCTCATCAATGAGACAAAAGTAAGCAATATGAAAGACCTTCTTCCCATTCTTGAGAAAATAGCAAAAATGGGCAAACCGCTTCTTATTATTGCTGAAGATGTTGACGGTGAAGCACTGGCAACCCTTGTAGTAAATAAGTTGCGAGGCACATTGAAAGTTGCCGCTGTAAAAGCACCCGGATTCGGTGACAGAAGAAAAGCAATGTTAGAAGATATTGCTATCCTTACTGGTGGACAAGTTGTTTCCGAAGATATCGGTGTCAAATTAGAAAGTATCGGTCTTGAAGATCTTGGAAAAGCAAAACGGATTGTAATAGACAAAGATAATACTACAGTAATAGACGGCGCCGGCTCACGATCCGCTTTGGAAGGCCGTGTAAAACAAATACGCGCCCAAATTGAGGAGACCACATCTGATTATGATCGTGAAAAACTTCAGGAACGTCTTGCAAAACTGATCGGTGGTGTAGCCGTAATTAATGTTGGGGCTGCAACAGAAACCGAAATGAAAGAGAAAAAAGCCCGCGTTGAAGATGCACTAAACGCAACTCGTGCTGCCGTTGAAGAAGGTATCGTTCCTGGTGGAGGAGTAGCTTTGGTTCGCTGCCTTGACGCTCTGGATAAAATTAAGATCAAATCTGATCAAAAACTTGGCGTTAAAGTTGTTATGCGTGCAATTGAAGAACCTTTAAGGCAGATCGCAAATAATGCAGGTGCTGAAGGATCAGTAGTAATTGATCAGGTAAAGAAAAGCGAAGGCTCTGTTGGATATAACGCCGACACAGATACTTATGAAGATCTTATTGCGGCAGGAGTTATAGATCCTACAAAAGTGGTACGCTTTGCGCTTCAGAATGCAGGAAGTGTTGCCTCTCTTATGCTCACAACAGAAGCCATGATTGCTGACAAACCCGATCCCAAGGGTGATGGCGGAATGCCAGGCGGAATGCCAGGTGGCATGGGTGGTATGGGCGGCATGGGCGGCATGGGCGGCATGATGTAG